DNA from Lentibacillus amyloliquefaciens:
TGTTCCATCATCGGGCGCAAGAATGGAATAAGAGTCAGCACCTTCTTTTTAAATCAGGCGATAGTCCTGATTCATGAATACAAGTACCCGAAAAGTGAATGCATATGATAAAAGTGAACACTTTAGAAATACCCTAAGATGCTGTTCAGATGACGGAGATATTTAGTCATTGTAACGCCCTTGAGGTTTCGTGCATTGAAGAGAGGGGAATCCAAAATAATCTTCCTCTCTGGTTTCCACATTCGATTCCCCTCTCTTCTGCACGGTTTGGAACTAATACCGATGCCACTTAGGTAAAAAGATAAATTTCAAATCCTACATAAACGAGCGCTTTTCCGTAATAAAGGAGTAACTATTCTTGAAAATGGGATGTACTACCTAAGTAACCACCACCGTAATTAGCTCTTTAAAAAAGCCACCCATTACTTTTGAGAGGGTGGCTTATCCTATAAGATTCTTTTGCTAACCTATCAACAGCATAACTGCAGGTGATCCTTTTCTACTGTATTTCATAGTCTTTAGCAAAAACCATTTCGGTGTCAACAATTACATCATCTGCATTTTCATCTAAGTGGAATACCCGGGCACCACGTAATCTGTGATTTTCTTCGCCGCCAAGGCCATAGGCTCCAAACCCTACGCTTCCTGCATAGCCTAATTTGATTCCATAATAGTCACCAATATAGGTATTGATATGATCATGGCCAGAAAACACACCTTTTACATCGCCTCTCTCCAGCATAGCTGCAAACATTCCGCTGTTAAATGGACCAGTACAAACACACTCATTCTTTTCACCTTTGATATTATGTTTTTCCACAGCTTTTGCGTGGCTTTCTTCTGTTTCTTCAGATGGGCTAGCATACCACATATATTTAAATTCGGGGAGAGGAATATGCATGAATGCTAATGAAGGAACCTTATGTCCGGTTGTTTGCTCCATCTTTTTAGAAGTTTCATTATACCACTGAACTTGATCGTGGCGGAGCCAATCCCAAGTTTGGTAACCTTCAAAATCTTGCCCTGAAATTTCCTCTGGTGCATATCTTCCGCTGTCAAACAGCCAAATATTAAATGCCGGCTTTGTATTTTTGGAATTATTGATAACAAGGTTTGTATTTCCTGTTCCGGTAATATCTTTTGATCCAGGCTTATTGACATTATGTTCATAAGACATATAGATTTCAAGCATTTCTTTTTCATCTAATCCGGTCTTCGGTGTATGGTCCTCATCATGGTTGCCGAAGGTTACTGCCCATTGTACCCCTCTGTCTTCCATCGGTTGGGCAATGGTCTTTATGGCCTGCTTCACCTCCTCCGGTGTTTCCAGATCAGCATTAAGCATGTCGCCATTTAATATGGCCAAATCAGGCTTCTGCTTATCAAGTACTGTATTCATTAATTCTATCGTCCGGGGATCGATATCCTCATCATCTTGAATGTCATTAAACTGTACGATTCTATACTTCCCATCAGAATTGAATTGTAGTTTTTCATTTTCATTTGTTTTCCCTTGAACGGAAGAATTGAAAAAATTTGTTGTGATTAAGATAACGGTAATAGCGATGGTAATAATACCTAGAGATTTTAATTTCATAAAATGGCCTCCTGCTTAAATAAGTAGTCTTTATGCGTTCAAATTAATTTTAATAAAATAGTATTAATCCTGTATAAATTTACTTTATAAATTATGTAAATTATTCTTCAAACGGTGCTTATTGCGGAATAAAAAAGCGCCCAAATCTGCATTATCGGGCCAGATTGTAGAAAAGTGGAAAAAAGTGAAGTGGAGTTCTATTTTAAACTTTTATCCTAAGATTACTCATGTATGACTTTATTTTATAATGTAAAAAGCCCTGACCACTGGCCAGAGCTTTTTACATTATAAGTCTTAAGAAGCCATCTGTCTGCATGCATTCGCACAAGAACGACAAATAGCTGCACATTCCTGACAATGGGGATCCTTGAATTTTTCGCACTCTGTTGCACACGCTTCACAATGAGTAGCACAGAGTTTGCAAAATTCTGCTGCGCTCATGCTATTCCTGGCCATGTATGTTGCAGCTTGAAAACACATGTCTGAACAATCATTTAAATGTTGGATACACATAATACGTGCTTGAACATCTGGTTCCTGCAAACATGCTGTCGTACACTCTTCACAAGCACGAGCGCATTTTAAGCATTCATCGATACATTGATCCATATGTGTTGGGGAACTTGAAAGTACTCCCATCTCGGCTCACCGCCCTTTTAAAATTTACAATAGTAGTATCCTAACAAATAAAGTAATTATTCATGTTAGGTCAAAAATCCAGAATCGAGTGTTTTCTTGATGAGAAAGTGCTCTTCTTAAATTTGAACATTAAATGAAATAAAGGTTATTAAGATTGTCTAACATCTAAATTGCGTTATAATACCGTATAGAGGTATGTTTTAAGAGAATTGCTTAGTAAGAAAAATTCTAAAACAATTGAGTGGAGTGGAGGTTGTAACAATGAAAAAAAAGCATTTAATAATTGGGTTGCTTGCTTTACTTACAACTATGGTTTTAGCAGCTTGTGGTGGAAATGAAGAATCGGATCCAAATGATAATACCAATACGGAGACTGAATCCCACGAAAATAATGAAGAAGGTTCTAATGACCAACCAGGTCACGAAGGAATGAATCATTCCAGCTCGGGTGAGGTTCTTGATGAGCTGGAAGATGCAGAGAACCCAACCTATGAAATGGGAAGTCAGGCGATAATTGAAACTGACCATATGGAAGGTATGAATGGTGCTGAAGCAACCATCGACGGTGCCTATGATACCACGGCATATACGGTTACCTATACGCCAACGAATGGCGATGAACCAGTAGAAAACCATAAGTGGGTTATTCATGAAGAATTGGAAAACCCCGAGGAGGCAACACTGGAGCCAGGTACAGAAGTTACTATTAACGCTTCCCATATGGAAGGCATGGATGGTGTCACCGCTGAGATTGACGATGCTAACGAAACTACTGTGTATATGGTTAGCTACACTTCAACGAATGGCGGCGAAAAAGTCTCAAACCATAAATGGGTAACAGAAAGTGAGCTTTCTCCTGTTGAATAAATACAAAAAACAATTTAACCTTATTTTTATTCGTGATTAATTGTTAATTCAAATAAGTATTCTTCATAGTTGCGCGATTGTATTACAAGACAAATTAAAAAATTCGATTCCCTGAACCTGTAAGGAATCGAATTTTTTAGGTTTAAAATCTGCTTAGCGTACAAAATTTATGCAGACATTGCAAAGGCGCGGCATTCTTGAGCACAATGCAAGCAAATTTGACCACATCTTTGTGATTGTTCATCAGGATGTTGTAAACAATGATTTCCACATACTTCACAAATTTGTGCGCATAATGAGGCAATGGATTTTGCATAATAACTACAACGTGCAATATACTTTGTAGTTAATGTACAGATATCAGCACAATCTCTTAGTAATCTTAATTGCTCTCTTCTATGGCTTGAATCTTTCATTTGTAGAATCGAATACTCCGTATATTCACAAACAGCTTCACAATTTTGAACAGTTTTTAAAACTTGATGATGTGACATGTGACTCTGATCAACATGGTGAATGATACATCAAATTTCCTCCAATGTTTACTTTTTTATTTTAACAATTTCAATATATGTATGGACATCTACCTATGTTTAAGGCATAAGCCTAAAATCCAAATATGTGTTAAAAGGGACAAAAGGAATATGTTATTTGTTTCTTAAACGGGCGCACTTCCGGAATAAAAGACAGTGTCCAATTTGCCATTGTAGGGCCATTTGTTGAACAATTTTTATAAAACATTCTATAAGAGTTAACGTCCAATAAACTATTGTAAAAGCTATTAAAGGAGTTTTTTTATGAAACGTTTGCTTTCTATATGCTTGACACTAATATTATTTGCGCTTATTGGTTGTACTACAAATGAAAATGACAAAAAAGAGTATTCCCTTCTTGTTGTGGAAGGTGATAAAAATATTAGTGAGGATTTTGGTAAGTACGGCGGAAATGAATCCCCCGTTGCTGAAATGGAGTATTTCACAAGTTTAAAAGCTGCCAAGGAAAGATACCCAAGTTATGAAATTGAAAAATCTCCAGCAGTATTCATATTTGAAACCGGTGGCGGGGATATGAAGAAATTGAAATTCAAAACATATGATGTTGAGGAAGCGATTGGATTTTTAAGGGAAGTTACTTAAAGAACTGAATTAAAGAATCTAAGTAAACAATTTTCTGCAATAGGGCGCAAATCTGGAATAAAGGACAACGCCCAAATTACCATTGTAAGACAATTTTGGAATAATTTTTTATGGGTAAAATGGGGGTATAGATGTTTTTAAAGAGGTTTAACCGAACAGGAAAAGTGATTGCATTTACAGGAATGTGGATCTCTGCCTTTGGATTTGCATTTAATGAGACGATAGCAGGGGTTTCAGGTACTCCAGATTCATTGGCTGCATTATCAATCCCCTTAATTGCTATAGGTATAATATTGTTAATCACTTCAAATTTCTTCAAAAGAAAACGTGAGGGATAAATCTTCTTCAATCAGGAGCTAATTAGGAATAAGAATAAACGCCAATGCTGAATATAAGAGACCATTTTGGGTGACACAACTTTATGTTATGAGGTGGAACCATTTTGGATAAAAAAATTAAATTTACTGTCTTCGCAATTGTATTAATCGGCTTATTATCTGCGTGTAGTTCCTCTAATGGCGACAAAACAGAAGGTAATGAAACAAAAGAAACTTTTACAGGAACCATTGAAAAGATAACGGACCAAAATGTTGCTATTGTAACTATAGAAGAGGGCAAAATACTTAAATCAGGACGAGAAGTGAGTGTGAATCTTTCGGTTGCCAATGATACAACATTTCAAATTGGCGATAAGATTAGAGTCGGATATGATGGTAAGGTTAGAGAAAGCTATCCACTTGGAATTAATACAACTTTTGTAGAATTGATTAATTGAGGCTTGTTAAGTTAACGGGCGCTCATCTGGAAAATAAGCAACATTTGATAAACCCAAAATTTTTATAACCAAAACCAATTTTCCGGGAGTAGAGAATTGGTTTTGGTTATAGTTCTGTTGGTGGTTTTTTTTGAAATTGTTGCCATAAAGAAAGCGCCCAATCAGGTAGCTGATTAACTTCAAAAGTTATTTTACCATCATTTATTTCTAATATAATTTCTCCATCGTCTTTACTGTTGTCAATTAGAATAAGGTTATCGATAATAGGAGCACATTCATAAAGGTGTTTAAATGAAGTTTTATCCCTTCTGAGAATATCTTCAGTTGGGATATGATGACCGCCATTTTTTACTCTCATTGCAATCCTTTCAATATTTTGATTAACGTCATTGAGTGCAATGTAAAACATTGTCACTTCATAACCATATTCTTTGGCTTTGCTTATTTGTCTAAGTGCATTTTTTCCAGCAAGTGTTGTTTCAATAGAAAAATCTTTACCTTCTTTGATATATTCATTAACCGATTTAATGACTTCTTTCCCTGCAGCAACCTTTTTTGCCTCCGGATTTTCCGAATCTAACCGTCGTGCAATAGCATCGGCATCAATGTTGATATCAACACCAATTTTGTCGATAATCAAATTGCGAAAAGTGCTTTTTCCACTACCGTTATTACCTGCAAACACAAAGAATATTGGCTGATGCGTATGCATTAAGATTCACCATCATTATTGAATGGACTAATTTTACCATTAGGATATTCTTTTACAAGCTTCCCGTTTTTTTCATATATAATATATGTCTTATTTGCTTTGGCATCAATTCTTGCTCGCTCACCGGTCATCTTAGCCCATTTGTCAATCCAGCCGTATTTTCGTTTGGATTCATTGTTTTGCTGTTTTAACATAAGAATCACCGCCTTTATTTAATTATATCAGATTGCTGGTTTAATTATAATAATTGTTGCCTTCCAAATTGTTTTCCTTAATACTAATTAGTATAGGAAAATATTGTTCTGCAAACAGGCGCTATAATGGCACAAACCTTAAATGGAAAAGTAGGTGTTTATGATGACAAAAAGTTATGTCGCAATTACGTATGATGTTTGTGAACATAATGATTTATGCGAGGATATGAATGAATATATTTTAGATTCTTCTGTTGATATGGATAAGCAAGTAAAAGGTTTTGCTGAACAAGACGTTGCGCCCTTAGTCAAAGTTTATGAGTCAGCTACAAGTGACTTTGGGGAATTAACACTGTATAAAGAATTTAAATTCAAGGAATATGAGTGTGATTGTGAACAGTAGCACGTTATTCCAGAATAGGGCGCAATTCCGGAATAAGGCTTGACTTCCAATCCTGCGGAAAAGGGCCATTTTATTGAATAAGCATACAAAGGGGAGTATATATGTCAAAGTATTTCAAAGGGGAATTTTTGAAACAAAGAATTATTTTAACTGTTATACTCCTAAGCATAATAACACTATCTGAGTACGGATTAATTTCTAATACATTAAATTCATTTTTTGCGGGAGTAGCTCTTATTGTATTTTTTATTGTGGATAGTGATTTGAGAAAAAATGAACCACATTACTAATCAAACGGGCGCAAGAAAGGAATAAGTGAAAGCATCTAAAATCGCACTATTGAGCCATTTTGTTGAATATTAATCAAAATGAGGAATGTTGTTGAAATGGGTAAAAAATTTTTAAACGTAAGTGGTTGGATTTTACTTTTGGGTATGGTTGCTTTATGGATTAGGTTCGGATATACGGATTGGCAGTTATTATTATTACCTGCAACTTATCTTTGTTTTTCGATTGGTGATGGCAAGATTAAAAAACTGAAGTCGCTGTCGGTATCTCAAACCATAATACTTGTGTCTTCGTTTATCATATCCGTTGCCATTGCATTCGGACTTATCCAACTTGCTAATTATCTGATTCATGATGTTTTTCATCTTCAAGGGATCCTTAAAACTATGAGTGAATGGCTTGCTGTAATTCTCTCATTATTCCCTGCTGTAATTGCATTTAGCAGCGTAATCAATAAAATAGACGATAGTTTAAAGGAAAAATATAATGATCCGCACACCAAGGCTTCCGAATATGATGGCTTGAAGATGGAAGCCAATAAAATGTTGAAATCCATGACAAAGATGCAGACGATTAAAGCATTAAGAAAGAGATATGGCTTATCTTTGGTAGATGCAAAAAATATCGTGGATTCAGTAAAATAGTGATCTTCAAGAATAGGGCGCTTTTCACTAATAAAGAATAGCACCAATATTGGACAGGATAGACACATTTTTATGGCAAAGGGTTAGGGACATATGAATAAAGAACTTGAACAAGAAGTTGAGCGAGTTAGGAAACAAATGAAGAAGGGCTATTTAGTATTTCTTGCTATATTGTTATTAGGTATAGGTTCATTGGCTTATAATTTTATGAAAGGCTCTTATGCCTTTGAAATTGTTTTCTTTTTTTCTTTCATCGCTGCAATGGTTATCATTAGATATTTACCGATCATAACACTACCGGCACGTTTCTCGAAGGTTATCAACAGTATCTTGATTGTTCTAGGTTTTATTATAATAGGTCTTATTTTTTCCACTATCTGGACTA
Protein-coding regions in this window:
- a CDS encoding YdhK family protein; this translates as MKKKHLIIGLLALLTTMVLAACGGNEESDPNDNTNTETESHENNEEGSNDQPGHEGMNHSSSGEVLDELEDAENPTYEMGSQAIIETDHMEGMNGAEATIDGAYDTTAYTVTYTPTNGDEPVENHKWVIHEELENPEEATLEPGTEVTINASHMEGMDGVTAEIDDANETTVYMVSYTSTNGGEKVSNHKWVTESELSPVE
- a CDS encoding zeta toxin family protein, producing MHTHQPIFFVFAGNNGSGKSTFRNLIIDKIGVDINIDADAIARRLDSENPEAKKVAAGKEVIKSVNEYIKEGKDFSIETTLAGKNALRQISKAKEYGYEVTMFYIALNDVNQNIERIAMRVKNGGHHIPTEDILRRDKTSFKHLYECAPIIDNLILIDNSKDDGEIILEINDGKITFEVNQLPDWALSLWQQFQKKPPTEL
- a CDS encoding four-helix bundle copper-binding protein; its protein translation is MGVLSSSPTHMDQCIDECLKCARACEECTTACLQEPDVQARIMCIQHLNDCSDMCFQAATYMARNSMSAAEFCKLCATHCEACATECEKFKDPHCQECAAICRSCANACRQMAS
- a CDS encoding disulfide bond formation protein DsbD, whose amino-acid sequence is MGKKFLNVSGWILLLGMVALWIRFGYTDWQLLLLPATYLCFSIGDGKIKKLKSLSVSQTIILVSSFIISVAIAFGLIQLANYLIHDVFHLQGILKTMSEWLAVILSLFPAVIAFSSVINKIDDSLKEKYNDPHTKASEYDGLKMEANKMLKSMTKMQTIKALRKRYGLSLVDAKNIVDSVK
- a CDS encoding DUF3221 domain-containing protein, translated to MDKKIKFTVFAIVLIGLLSACSSSNGDKTEGNETKETFTGTIEKITDQNVAIVTIEEGKILKSGREVSVNLSVANDTTFQIGDKIRVGYDGKVRESYPLGINTTFVELIN
- a CDS encoding metallophosphoesterase family protein is translated as MKLKSLGIITIAITVILITTNFFNSSVQGKTNENEKLQFNSDGKYRIVQFNDIQDDEDIDPRTIELMNTVLDKQKPDLAILNGDMLNADLETPEEVKQAIKTIAQPMEDRGVQWAVTFGNHDEDHTPKTGLDEKEMLEIYMSYEHNVNKPGSKDITGTGNTNLVINNSKNTKPAFNIWLFDSGRYAPEEISGQDFEGYQTWDWLRHDQVQWYNETSKKMEQTTGHKVPSLAFMHIPLPEFKYMWYASPSEETEESHAKAVEKHNIKGEKNECVCTGPFNSGMFAAMLERGDVKGVFSGHDHINTYIGDYYGIKLGYAGSVGFGAYGLGGEENHRLRGARVFHLDENADDVIVDTEMVFAKDYEIQ
- a CDS encoding four-helix bundle copper-binding protein encodes the protein MSHHQVLKTVQNCEAVCEYTEYSILQMKDSSHRREQLRLLRDCADICTLTTKYIARCSYYAKSIASLCAQICEVCGNHCLQHPDEQSQRCGQICLHCAQECRAFAMSA